In a single window of the Delftia tsuruhatensis genome:
- the ffh gene encoding signal recognition particle protein, giving the protein MASALTDKLSRLVKEMRGQARITESNVQDMLREVRMALLEADVALPVVRDFIARVKEKALGQEVLGSLQPGQVLVSIVNKELAATMGEGVADINLNAQPPAIILMAGLQGAGKTTTTAKLAKHLIERRRKKVLTVSGDVYRPAAIEQLRTVTAQAGAEWFPSTPDQKPHDIAVAALDYAKKHFFDVLLVDTAGRLAIDELLMAEIKDLHATLKPVETLFVVDAMQGQDAINTAKAFKEALPLTGIVLTKLDGDSRGGAALSVRQITGAPIKFAGVSEKIDGLEVFDADRHAQRVLGMGDIVALVEQVTKGVDMEAAQKLAEKVKSGDGFDLNDFLAQIQQMKQMGGLSNLMDKLPAQLTAKAGQVDMDKAEREIRRKEGIICSMTAKERKKPEIIKATRKKRIADGAGVQVQEVNRLLKEFEQMQEMMKKMKGGGLMKMMKRMGGMKAMKGMMGGGMPKLPF; this is encoded by the coding sequence ATGGCCTCCGCTCTGACCGACAAACTTTCGCGACTCGTCAAGGAGATGCGCGGCCAGGCCCGCATCACCGAATCCAATGTGCAGGACATGCTGCGCGAGGTGCGCATGGCCCTGCTCGAGGCCGACGTGGCCCTGCCCGTGGTGCGCGACTTCATCGCGCGCGTCAAGGAAAAGGCGCTGGGGCAGGAGGTGCTGGGCTCGCTGCAGCCGGGCCAGGTGCTGGTGTCCATCGTCAACAAGGAACTCGCCGCCACCATGGGCGAGGGTGTGGCCGACATCAACCTCAACGCCCAGCCGCCGGCCATCATCCTCATGGCCGGGCTGCAGGGCGCCGGCAAGACCACGACCACGGCCAAGCTGGCCAAGCACTTGATCGAACGCCGCAGGAAGAAGGTGCTCACGGTTTCGGGCGACGTCTACCGCCCCGCCGCCATCGAGCAGCTCAGGACGGTGACGGCCCAGGCCGGTGCCGAATGGTTCCCTTCCACGCCCGACCAGAAGCCCCACGACATCGCCGTGGCCGCCCTGGACTATGCGAAGAAGCACTTCTTCGACGTGCTGCTGGTCGATACGGCCGGTCGCCTTGCCATCGACGAGTTGCTGATGGCCGAGATCAAGGATCTGCACGCCACGCTCAAGCCTGTGGAGACCCTGTTCGTGGTCGATGCCATGCAGGGCCAGGATGCGATCAACACGGCCAAGGCCTTCAAGGAGGCGCTGCCGCTGACCGGCATCGTGCTGACCAAGCTCGACGGTGACTCGCGCGGCGGCGCCGCGCTGTCGGTGCGCCAGATCACGGGCGCGCCCATCAAGTTCGCGGGCGTGTCCGAGAAGATCGACGGTCTGGAGGTCTTCGACGCCGACCGCCATGCCCAGCGCGTGCTGGGCATGGGCGACATCGTCGCCCTGGTCGAGCAGGTCACCAAGGGCGTGGACATGGAGGCCGCGCAGAAGCTGGCCGAGAAGGTCAAGAGCGGTGACGGGTTCGATCTCAACGACTTCCTGGCCCAGATCCAGCAGATGAAGCAGATGGGCGGCCTGTCCAACCTGATGGACAAACTGCCGGCGCAACTCACGGCCAAGGCCGGCCAGGTGGACATGGACAAGGCCGAGCGCGAGATCCGCCGCAAGGAGGGCATCATCTGTTCGATGACCGCCAAGGAGCGCAAGAAGCCCGAGATCATCAAGGCCACGCGCAAGAAACGCATCGCCGACGGCGCCGGCGTGCAGGTCCAGGAAGTCAACCGCCTGCTCAAGGAGTTCGAGCAGATGCAGGAGATGATGAAGAAGATGAAGGGCGGCGGCCTCATGAAGATGATGAAGCGCATGGGCGGGATGAAGGCCATGAAGGGCATGATGGGTGGCGGCATGCCCAAGCTGCCGTTCTGA
- a CDS encoding PP0621 family protein, with protein sequence MKYLLVLIVVAIAIGVWRGQRRAEVRERRQRAAPPAPLSAPQDMVECAHCGLHLPRSEAFEAAGRCYCSAEHRALAQRR encoded by the coding sequence ATGAAATACCTGCTGGTACTGATCGTCGTCGCCATTGCCATCGGCGTGTGGCGCGGCCAGCGGCGCGCCGAGGTCCGGGAACGGCGCCAGCGCGCGGCGCCGCCTGCGCCGCTTTCCGCGCCACAGGACATGGTGGAGTGCGCGCACTGCGGCCTGCACCTGCCACGCAGCGAAGCCTTCGAAGCCGCGGGACGCTGTTATTGCAGCGCCGAGCACCGGGCGCTGGCCCAGCGGCGCTGA
- a CDS encoding sigma-54-dependent transcriptional regulator produces MSVNSQPAAASILVVDDEPDLRTLYELTLLREGYRVETAASVGEAREQLQTQRFDVVITDMRLPDGMGMELLQDLRQQQRRERCVVMTAYGSAENAVEALRSGAFDYLTKPVDLKQFRQVVASAAQGVGGVPPPGAMPARAPSMAPGAGPVLSGSGALDAMVGDSPAMQAVKQRIAKVARGMAPVLVHGESGTGKELVARALHACSQRASGPLIAVNCGAIPENLLEAEFFGARKGSYTGATQDRDGYFQAARGGTLFLDEIGDLPLPMQAKLLRAIQERRVRALGSTQEEAADVRIVSATHRDLAADVQQGRFRQDLYYRLNVIEVLLPPLRERREDLPALCRALLARLSQESGLPMPEIDARTLEQIASLPLPGNVRELENLLHRAITLGEDGPLRIDPEMQLPCGTPPAPPLPPPGGSQDSNGLVAPQPAEAGLPRDLQAWLDERERGILVQALQENGFNRTATAARLGLSLRQIRYRIERLNIALPGDAGAEADGGGHGES; encoded by the coding sequence ATGTCCGTGAACTCCCAGCCCGCAGCCGCCTCGATCCTCGTCGTGGACGACGAGCCGGATCTGCGCACCCTCTATGAACTGACCTTGCTGCGCGAAGGCTACCGCGTGGAGACCGCCGCCAGCGTGGGCGAGGCACGCGAGCAGCTTCAGACCCAGCGCTTCGACGTGGTCATCACCGACATGCGCCTGCCCGACGGCATGGGCATGGAGCTGCTGCAGGATCTGCGCCAGCAGCAGCGCCGCGAACGCTGCGTGGTCATGACGGCCTACGGCTCCGCCGAGAACGCGGTGGAGGCACTGCGATCAGGTGCCTTCGACTACCTGACCAAGCCCGTGGATCTCAAGCAATTCCGCCAGGTCGTGGCCTCGGCCGCGCAGGGCGTGGGGGGCGTGCCCCCGCCGGGAGCCATGCCGGCGCGCGCTCCCTCCATGGCGCCGGGCGCCGGCCCCGTGCTCAGCGGCAGCGGCGCGCTGGATGCCATGGTCGGCGACTCGCCGGCCATGCAGGCCGTCAAGCAGCGCATCGCCAAGGTGGCTCGCGGCATGGCACCGGTGCTGGTGCACGGCGAGTCGGGTACGGGCAAGGAGCTGGTGGCGCGTGCCCTGCACGCCTGCAGCCAGCGCGCCAGCGGGCCCCTCATCGCGGTCAACTGCGGCGCCATTCCCGAAAACCTCCTGGAAGCCGAGTTCTTCGGCGCGCGCAAGGGCTCCTACACCGGAGCCACCCAGGACCGCGATGGCTACTTCCAGGCGGCGCGCGGCGGCACACTGTTCCTCGACGAGATCGGCGACCTTCCCCTTCCCATGCAGGCCAAGCTGCTGCGTGCCATCCAGGAGCGCCGCGTGCGCGCGCTGGGCTCCACGCAGGAGGAGGCCGCCGATGTGCGCATCGTCAGCGCCACGCACCGCGATCTCGCCGCCGACGTGCAGCAAGGACGCTTTCGCCAGGATCTGTACTACCGCCTCAACGTCATCGAGGTACTGCTGCCCCCGCTGCGCGAGCGGCGCGAGGATCTCCCGGCCCTGTGCCGCGCGCTGCTGGCGCGGCTGTCCCAGGAATCGGGCCTGCCCATGCCCGAGATCGATGCCCGCACGCTGGAGCAGATCGCCAGCCTGCCGCTGCCCGGCAATGTGCGCGAACTGGAGAACCTGCTGCACCGCGCCATCACGCTGGGCGAGGACGGACCGCTGCGCATAGACCCCGAGATGCAGCTGCCCTGCGGCACGCCGCCAGCTCCGCCGCTGCCGCCACCCGGCGGATCGCAGGACAGCAACGGGCTCGTAGCGCCACAGCCCGCCGAGGCCGGCCTGCCACGGGATCTGCAGGCCTGGCTGGACGAACGCGAGCGCGGCATCCTCGTGCAGGCACTGCAGGAAAACGGCTTCAACCGCACGGCCACGGCCGCACGGCTGGGACTGAGCCTGCGCCAGATCCGCTACCGCATAGAGCGCCTGAACATCGCCCTGCCCGGCGACGCCGGAGCCGAAGCGGACGGAGGCGGCCATGGCGAATCCTGA
- a CDS encoding sensor histidine kinase: MQDPAPEQTPAMDEAAARSLRDANAPFVRLWQGFLTGRVLIAAALLLLQLALLGMQPGSNPLVWLVCLGYLGLTLLLRLTARAQPPSPRAGVHWLPVIGVDIVAISLLQTLQTGPLNYSALLAIPILISAVLGGLTLALATTASVTLLTLGWVAWQDLANHLDSTQAYYQASFACAGYFAVAYLTHELARRVRRERHLAQHSSRKARTQEQVNALVIRHLAEGVLVVDPQFRVQQANPAALRLLGLADGHGLPFALEAHAGWQRLQDAVAQSFAQNLPISAAVHLQSIGQEGMTGLHLRTWLTEVAAVPEAQDPDEPALLQQLCVVFLHDLRELEARLRTEKLASMGRMSAAVAHEIRNPLAAITQANALLSEDLAQEPAQQQLCRIVGQNAERLARIVEDVLNIARAQQHIGETHAGLLDLDQHVAQVCQEWQAQGQPARLVQLHLDAKARSVVFDHEHLRRILVNLMDNAQRYRSSAQDAHALQVLTGAPAAGQIWLQVWSDGAALEPTVQRHLFEPFFSSESRSSGLGLYICRELCQRYDAGISYQRLSRPTPRGLVEGNAFSIVFRAAPASALPASLFDQIVV; encoded by the coding sequence ATGCAGGATCCTGCCCCCGAACAGACCCCGGCCATGGACGAGGCAGCAGCGCGGTCGCTGCGCGATGCCAATGCGCCCTTCGTGCGGCTGTGGCAGGGCTTTCTGACCGGGCGTGTGCTGATCGCCGCAGCGCTGCTGCTGCTGCAACTGGCCCTTCTGGGAATGCAGCCCGGCAGCAACCCGCTGGTCTGGCTGGTCTGCCTCGGCTACCTGGGGCTGACGCTGCTGCTGCGCCTGACGGCGCGCGCCCAGCCACCGTCGCCCCGGGCAGGCGTGCACTGGCTGCCCGTGATCGGTGTGGACATCGTGGCCATCAGCCTGCTGCAGACGCTGCAGACCGGCCCGCTCAACTATTCGGCGCTGCTGGCCATCCCCATCCTGATCTCGGCCGTGCTGGGTGGCCTGACGCTGGCGCTGGCCACCACCGCCAGCGTCACGCTGCTGACCCTGGGCTGGGTGGCATGGCAGGATCTGGCCAACCATCTGGACAGCACCCAGGCCTACTACCAGGCCAGCTTTGCATGCGCCGGCTACTTCGCCGTGGCCTACCTGACGCATGAGCTGGCCCGCCGCGTGCGGCGCGAGCGGCACCTGGCACAGCACAGCAGCCGCAAGGCGCGGACCCAGGAGCAGGTCAATGCGCTGGTGATCCGCCACCTGGCCGAGGGTGTCCTGGTGGTTGATCCGCAGTTCCGCGTACAGCAGGCCAACCCGGCGGCCCTGCGCCTGCTGGGACTGGCCGACGGGCACGGCCTGCCCTTCGCCCTGGAGGCACATGCGGGCTGGCAGCGGCTGCAAGACGCCGTGGCACAGAGCTTCGCCCAGAATCTGCCGATCTCGGCGGCCGTCCATCTGCAGTCCATCGGCCAGGAGGGCATGACGGGCCTGCACCTGCGCACCTGGCTGACCGAGGTCGCGGCCGTGCCCGAAGCACAAGACCCCGACGAGCCCGCGCTGCTGCAGCAGCTGTGCGTGGTCTTCCTGCACGACCTGCGCGAGCTGGAGGCGCGGCTGCGCACCGAAAAGCTGGCATCCATGGGCCGCATGTCCGCCGCCGTGGCCCACGAGATCCGCAACCCGCTGGCCGCCATCACCCAGGCCAACGCCCTGCTCTCGGAGGACCTGGCCCAGGAGCCGGCCCAGCAGCAGCTGTGCCGCATCGTGGGGCAGAATGCCGAGCGCCTGGCGCGCATCGTCGAGGATGTGCTCAACATCGCCCGGGCCCAGCAGCACATCGGCGAAACCCATGCCGGCCTGCTCGACCTGGACCAGCACGTGGCCCAGGTCTGCCAGGAATGGCAGGCCCAGGGTCAGCCCGCACGCCTCGTCCAGCTCCATCTGGACGCCAAGGCGAGAAGCGTGGTCTTCGATCACGAGCACCTGCGCCGCATCCTCGTGAACCTGATGGACAATGCCCAGCGCTACCGCAGCAGTGCGCAGGACGCACATGCGCTGCAGGTGCTGACCGGCGCGCCGGCAGCAGGCCAGATCTGGCTGCAGGTCTGGAGCGATGGCGCGGCGCTGGAGCCGACGGTCCAGCGCCATCTGTTCGAGCCTTTCTTCTCCTCGGAGAGCCGCTCCAGCGGCCTGGGCCTGTACATCTGCCGGGAGCTGTGCCAGCGCTACGATGCCGGCATCAGCTACCAGCGGCTGTCACGGCCCACGCCGCGCGGCCTCGTCGAAGGCAATGCCTTCAGCATCGTGTTCCGCGCGGCGCCGGCCTCGGCACTGCCGGCCTCCCTGTTTGACCAGATTGTGGTGTGA
- a CDS encoding cytochrome C assembly family protein, with protein MLAVPLISANASPLGWMLAMAAAVAYAVPAVGARRISQAGARAALRLAWVLHALALAWGLLGEQPHFGFAPALSMTAWLVLTVYAVEQQLFPKMRAQLALSALGTVAVLMAALFPGTPLHVDASPWLPLHLALGIASYGLFAASVVHAGLMTRAEQHMRQGGGHDSGLPLLTLERLTFRFVGAGFVLLTATLAAGWLFGEQLYGKAWVWNHKSVFSLLSWLTFAVLLIGRARFGWRGRSAVRMLYAGALLLLLAYAGSRFVMEVLLGRAA; from the coding sequence ATGCTCGCTGTCCCCCTGATTTCCGCCAACGCATCGCCACTGGGCTGGATGCTGGCCATGGCCGCCGCCGTTGCCTATGCCGTGCCGGCCGTCGGCGCCCGACGCATCAGCCAGGCAGGCGCGCGCGCCGCACTGCGCCTGGCCTGGGTGCTGCATGCCCTGGCCCTGGCCTGGGGCCTGCTGGGCGAGCAGCCGCACTTCGGCTTTGCGCCGGCGCTGTCCATGACCGCCTGGCTGGTGCTCACGGTCTATGCGGTGGAGCAGCAGCTGTTCCCCAAGATGCGGGCGCAACTGGCCTTGTCGGCACTGGGTACGGTCGCCGTGCTCATGGCCGCCCTGTTTCCGGGAACGCCTTTGCATGTCGATGCCTCGCCCTGGCTGCCGCTGCACCTGGCGCTGGGCATCGCCTCCTACGGCCTGTTCGCGGCCTCGGTGGTCCATGCGGGATTGATGACGCGCGCCGAGCAGCACATGCGCCAGGGCGGCGGCCATGACAGCGGCCTGCCGCTGCTGACGCTGGAGCGCCTGACCTTCCGCTTCGTGGGCGCGGGCTTCGTGCTGCTGACGGCCACGCTGGCCGCCGGATGGCTCTTTGGCGAGCAGCTGTATGGCAAGGCCTGGGTCTGGAACCACAAATCGGTGTTCTCGCTGCTGTCCTGGCTGACCTTTGCCGTGCTGCTGATCGGCCGCGCACGCTTTGGCTGGCGTGGCCGCAGTGCCGTGCGCATGCTTTATGCGGGAGCCTTGCTGCTGCTGCTGGCCTATGCGGGCTCGCGCTTCGTGATGGAAGTTCTGCTGGGGCGGGCGGCATGA
- a CDS encoding C40 family peptidase yields the protein MSNGVPTSRARALVPAPRLSRRDWTLLAAATLLAGCSSAPRKGTGPAPAPSPQALNLDSELREALLARTMLVVNTPYTYGGNSPEGGFDCSGLIQWAVGGITESRLPRTTAQWAQFSNPVGGASLQRGDFVFFNTLGTRYSHMGIFVGNGQFVHAPSSGGTVQRVRMDNSYFARRFTEARSIFA from the coding sequence ATGAGCAATGGTGTCCCGACTTCTCGCGCCCGCGCCCTGGTGCCGGCGCCACGGCTGTCGCGCCGCGACTGGACCTTGCTGGCGGCGGCCACGTTGCTGGCCGGCTGCTCCTCGGCGCCGCGCAAGGGCACGGGGCCCGCGCCGGCCCCTTCGCCCCAGGCGCTCAATCTCGATTCGGAACTGCGGGAGGCGCTGCTGGCACGCACCATGCTGGTCGTCAACACGCCCTATACCTATGGCGGCAATTCGCCCGAAGGGGGCTTTGACTGCAGCGGCCTGATCCAGTGGGCCGTGGGCGGCATCACCGAAAGCCGCCTGCCGCGCACCACGGCCCAGTGGGCGCAGTTCAGCAACCCCGTGGGGGGCGCCAGCCTGCAGCGTGGCGACTTCGTGTTCTTCAACACCCTGGGCACGCGGTACTCGCACATGGGCATCTTCGTGGGCAACGGCCAGTTCGTGCACGCGCCATCCAGTGGTGGAACAGTGCAGCGCGTGCGCATGGACAACAGCTACTTCGCCAGGCGCTTCACCGAGGCGCGCAGCATCTTTGCCTGA
- a CDS encoding DUF1266 domain-containing protein, with amino-acid sequence MNAWTVLIILVLLAWTARAGLRRVRAARQRGDFSSYRTGDAALDQALALAHPMAFHAIRGGFADRQLHGADAALASQLRPMVLHHLGLRTDLDDAQARQQLPEGLRQRWFTLDLQRLLPGDDPRAAMAFACARVAFHVRCAWLLGWLDEALQQQILLMNASRARDCFGDWQAFGEAYARGRSQWLAHGRADVLGRSVTPEEVRQWVADPRHPWHAMDWDAA; translated from the coding sequence GTGAACGCCTGGACCGTTCTGATCATTCTGGTGCTGCTGGCCTGGACTGCCCGCGCCGGGCTGCGCCGCGTCCGCGCGGCGCGCCAGCGCGGTGACTTCAGCAGCTACCGTACGGGAGATGCCGCGCTGGACCAGGCCCTGGCCTTGGCGCACCCCATGGCCTTTCACGCCATCCGAGGGGGCTTTGCCGACCGGCAATTGCACGGGGCCGACGCGGCCCTGGCCTCCCAGTTGCGCCCCATGGTCCTGCACCACCTGGGCCTGCGCACCGACCTGGACGATGCCCAGGCCCGGCAGCAGTTGCCCGAAGGCCTGCGCCAGCGCTGGTTCACGCTGGACCTGCAGCGCCTGCTGCCCGGCGACGATCCCCGCGCCGCCATGGCCTTCGCCTGTGCGCGCGTGGCCTTCCATGTGCGCTGCGCCTGGCTGCTGGGCTGGCTGGACGAGGCCTTGCAGCAACAGATCCTGCTCATGAATGCGAGCCGTGCCCGGGACTGCTTCGGCGACTGGCAGGCGTTTGGTGAAGCCTATGCACGCGGCCGCAGCCAATGGCTGGCCCATGGTCGCGCCGACGTGCTGGGCCGCAGCGTCACGCCCGAAGAAGTGCGCCAGTGGGTGGCCGATCCACGCCATCCCTGGCACGCCATGGACTGGGATGCGGCCTAG
- a CDS encoding ribonucleoside-diphosphate reductase subunit alpha: MQEALNSLAPAAHGDAANPSSPSHLSAQDGYQIIRRSGDVVPFTPQKIAIALTKAFLAVRGAQGAASASVRETVDELTQAVVRALLRSRPGGGTFHIEDVQDQVELGLMRGGHHDVARAYVLYRERRNQERAEQKKAAEAAAAAAAAPAPVLHVTDNGQRVPLDQARLRALIEASCSNLNADIQAAPIVAETLRNLYDGVPIEEVFKASILAARTLIEKDPDYTYVTARLLLHTIVREVMGRDVQPADIQAAYADYFPGFIQKGVDNELLNPELLKFDLPRLGAALKAERDQQFDYLGLQTLYDRYFLHVRKTRIELPQSFFMRVAMGLALQEDDRNARAIEFYELLSSFDFMSSTPTLFNSGTLRSQLSSCYLTTVPDDLDGIYESIKENALLSKFAGGLGNDWTRVRALGSRIKGTNGESQGVVPFLKVVNDTAVAVNQGGKRKGAVCTYLETWHLDIEEFLELRKNTGDDRRRTHDMNTANWIPDLFMKRVMEKGQWTLFSPSDVGDLHDLFGAAFERAYTAYEAKADSGELKLFKRIPAVDLWRKMLSMLFETGHPWVTFKDPCNVRSPQQHAGVVHSSNLCTEITLNTSDTETAVCNLGSVNLARHIADGAIDHDKLRKTINTAMRMLDNVIDINYYAVQKARDSNLRHRPVGLGLMGFQDALYEMRIAYASDAAVEFADQSMEAICYYAYQASTELARERGQYSSYKGSLWDQGILPLDTLNLLEKARGGYVEVDRSARLDWEALRAKIARHGMRNSNCVAIAPTATISNIVGVDASIEPSFGNLSVKSNLSGEFTVINQYLVRDLKRLGLWDDVMVMDLKHFDGSLRPIDRVPQDVKNLYATAFEVEPTWLVEAAARRQKWIDQAQSLNIYMAGASGKKLDDTYKLAWLRGLKTTYYLRTTSATNIEKSTVQSRVLNAVPSAAAAQPAAVSTSSALEAAAAAARAQAPATDIKFCAIDDPGCEACQ, translated from the coding sequence ATGCAAGAAGCACTGAATTCTTTGGCTCCCGCTGCGCACGGTGATGCTGCCAATCCTTCCTCCCCCAGCCACCTGTCCGCCCAGGACGGCTACCAGATCATCCGCCGCAGCGGCGACGTGGTGCCCTTCACTCCGCAGAAGATCGCCATCGCGCTGACCAAGGCCTTCCTGGCCGTGCGCGGCGCCCAGGGCGCGGCCTCGGCCAGCGTGCGCGAGACCGTGGATGAGCTGACCCAGGCCGTGGTGCGCGCCCTGCTGCGCTCGCGCCCGGGCGGCGGCACCTTCCATATCGAGGACGTGCAGGACCAGGTCGAACTGGGCCTGATGCGCGGCGGCCACCATGATGTAGCACGTGCCTATGTGCTGTACCGCGAGCGCCGCAACCAGGAGCGCGCCGAGCAGAAGAAGGCCGCCGAGGCCGCCGCTGCCGCCGCTGCCGCGCCGGCCCCCGTGCTGCATGTGACCGACAACGGCCAGCGCGTGCCGCTGGACCAGGCCCGCCTGCGCGCCCTGATCGAAGCCTCCTGCAGCAACCTGAACGCCGACATCCAGGCCGCGCCGATCGTGGCCGAGACGCTGCGCAACCTCTATGACGGCGTGCCGATCGAGGAAGTGTTCAAGGCCTCCATCCTGGCCGCGCGCACGCTGATCGAAAAGGATCCCGACTACACCTATGTCACCGCCCGCCTGCTGCTGCACACCATCGTGCGCGAGGTCATGGGCCGCGACGTGCAGCCTGCCGACATCCAGGCCGCCTACGCGGACTACTTTCCCGGCTTCATCCAGAAGGGCGTGGACAACGAACTGCTCAACCCCGAGCTGCTGAAGTTCGACCTGCCGCGCCTGGGCGCCGCGCTCAAGGCCGAACGCGACCAGCAGTTCGACTACCTGGGCCTGCAGACCCTGTACGACCGCTACTTCCTGCACGTGCGCAAGACGCGCATCGAACTGCCCCAGTCCTTCTTCATGCGCGTGGCCATGGGTCTGGCGCTGCAGGAAGACGACCGCAATGCGCGTGCCATCGAGTTCTACGAGCTGCTGTCATCCTTCGACTTCATGAGCAGCACGCCCACGCTGTTCAACAGCGGCACGCTGCGTTCGCAGCTTTCCTCGTGCTACCTGACCACGGTGCCCGACGACCTGGACGGCATCTACGAATCGATCAAGGAAAACGCCCTGCTGTCCAAGTTCGCGGGCGGCCTGGGCAACGACTGGACGCGCGTGCGCGCCCTGGGCTCGCGCATCAAGGGAACGAACGGCGAGTCGCAGGGCGTGGTGCCCTTCCTCAAGGTGGTCAACGACACGGCAGTGGCCGTGAACCAGGGCGGCAAGCGCAAGGGCGCGGTCTGCACCTACCTGGAGACCTGGCACCTGGACATCGAGGAGTTCCTGGAGCTGCGCAAGAACACCGGCGATGACCGCCGCCGCACGCACGACATGAACACGGCGAACTGGATTCCCGACCTGTTCATGAAGCGCGTCATGGAAAAGGGCCAGTGGACCCTGTTCTCGCCCTCCGACGTCGGCGACCTGCACGACCTGTTCGGCGCCGCCTTCGAGCGCGCCTACACCGCCTACGAGGCCAAGGCCGACAGCGGCGAGCTGAAGCTGTTCAAGCGCATCCCCGCCGTGGACCTGTGGCGCAAGATGCTGTCCATGCTGTTCGAGACCGGCCACCCCTGGGTCACCTTCAAGGATCCCTGCAACGTGCGCTCGCCCCAGCAGCACGCCGGCGTGGTGCATTCATCCAATCTGTGCACCGAGATCACGCTGAACACCAGCGACACCGAGACCGCCGTCTGCAACCTGGGCTCGGTCAACCTGGCACGCCACATTGCCGACGGCGCCATCGACCACGACAAGCTGCGCAAGACCATCAACACGGCCATGCGCATGCTCGACAACGTGATCGACATCAACTACTACGCCGTGCAGAAGGCCAGGGATTCCAACCTGCGCCACCGCCCCGTGGGCCTGGGCCTGATGGGTTTCCAGGATGCGCTCTATGAAATGCGCATCGCCTACGCCAGCGACGCGGCCGTGGAGTTCGCCGACCAGTCGATGGAAGCCATCTGCTACTACGCCTACCAGGCATCGACCGAGCTGGCCAGGGAACGTGGCCAGTACTCCAGCTACAAGGGCTCGCTGTGGGACCAGGGCATCCTGCCGCTGGACACGCTGAACCTGCTGGAGAAGGCGCGCGGCGGCTACGTGGAGGTGGACCGCTCGGCCCGCCTGGACTGGGAAGCGCTGCGCGCGAAGATCGCCCGGCACGGCATGCGCAACTCCAACTGCGTGGCCATCGCTCCGACGGCAACCATCTCCAACATCGTCGGCGTCGATGCCTCCATCGAGCCGTCGTTCGGCAACCTGTCGGTCAAGTCCAACCTCTCGGGCGAATTCACCGTCATCAACCAGTACCTGGTGCGTGACCTCAAGCGCCTGGGCCTGTGGGACGACGTGATGGTCATGGACCTCAAGCACTTCGACGGCTCGCTGCGTCCCATCGACCGCGTGCCACAGGACGTCAAGAACCTCTACGCCACGGCCTTCGAAGTCGAGCCCACCTGGCTGGTCGAGGCCGCCGCACGCCGCCAGAAGTGGATCGACCAGGCCCAGAGCCTGAACATCTACATGGCCGGAGCATCGGGCAAGAAGCTGGACGACACCTACAAGCTGGCCTGGCTGCGCGGTCTGAAGACCACCTACTACCTGCGCACCACCAGCGCCACCAACATCGAGAAGTCCACGGTGCAAAGCCGCGTGCTCAATGCCGTCCCCTCGGCGGCAGCCGCACAGCCCGCCGCCGTGAGCACCTCCAGTGCCCTGGAAGCCGCTGCCGCCGCCGCGCGCGCCCAGGCCCCGGCGACGGACATCAAGTTCTGCGCCATCGACGATCCCGGCTGCGAAGCCTGCCAGTAA
- the ampD gene encoding 1,6-anhydro-N-acetylmuramyl-L-alanine amidase AmpD, which produces MANPEPQAPLHAAGIWQGGWLAQARHLPSPNFGERPAQARIDLVVVHSISLPPGEFGTGAVQQLFTNRLDWDAHPYYQGIRGLEVSAHFLITRQGEIWQFVDCDARAWHAGASCWRGRDRCNDDSIGIELEGLEGLRFEPAQYAALDTLCEAIAQRYPVAHLAGHEHIAPGRKHDPGPGFDWPRLRRLLASHGPTSHWQLPPGTDHAPT; this is translated from the coding sequence ATGGCGAATCCTGAGCCACAGGCTCCGCTCCACGCCGCAGGGATCTGGCAAGGAGGCTGGCTGGCGCAGGCCCGCCACCTGCCTTCACCCAACTTCGGGGAACGTCCCGCGCAGGCGCGGATCGATCTGGTGGTCGTGCACTCCATCAGCCTGCCGCCCGGCGAGTTCGGCACAGGCGCGGTACAGCAGCTGTTCACGAACCGGCTCGACTGGGACGCACACCCCTACTACCAGGGCATACGCGGGCTGGAGGTGTCGGCGCATTTCCTCATCACGCGCCAGGGCGAGATATGGCAGTTCGTCGACTGCGACGCACGTGCCTGGCATGCCGGTGCCTCGTGCTGGCGCGGCCGGGACCGCTGCAACGACGACTCCATCGGCATAGAGTTGGAAGGCCTGGAAGGCCTTCGCTTCGAGCCCGCGCAGTATGCGGCGCTGGACACCCTGTGCGAGGCCATCGCGCAACGCTATCCGGTGGCCCATCTCGCCGGCCACGAGCACATCGCACCGGGACGCAAGCACGATCCGGGGCCGGGCTTCGACTGGCCTCGACTGCGCCGGCTGCTGGCCAGCCATGGCCCGACATCGCACTGGCAGCTTCCCCCGGGCACCGACCACGCCCCAACGTAA